The following proteins come from a genomic window of Corynebacterium crudilactis:
- a CDS encoding sugar phosphate isomerase/epimerase family protein gives MFTITGFADEIAHDLDEQISLLSKLKINHVEFRSAWGTKVLDLSEEQLTEAKSKLDAAGISLSAVGSDLGKINITDPFEDHLERARHGVEVAQFFGTKYIRMFSFFIAEDENPDKYRDEVLSRTLAMVELAEAGGITLLHENEKGIYGDSPQRVKDLITSIDSPNYRAIYDAANYVQTGFQPFNEAWPIVKDYVDYVHIKDATIPDQENPIGIIKPAGQGDGQYPELLAALHAAGYNGFVSIEPHLGDFDEFGGLCGPELWSSAHDALTDILNTLSADFN, from the coding sequence TTGTTTACTATTACAGGATTTGCAGATGAGATCGCCCATGATCTCGATGAACAAATTTCTTTGTTATCCAAATTGAAGATCAATCACGTGGAATTCCGCAGTGCTTGGGGAACCAAAGTTCTCGACCTTTCTGAAGAACAGCTCACCGAAGCAAAATCCAAACTAGATGCTGCAGGCATTTCTCTTTCTGCAGTCGGTTCCGATCTCGGCAAGATTAATATCACTGATCCTTTTGAAGATCATCTGGAACGTGCACGCCACGGAGTCGAAGTAGCTCAATTCTTCGGCACAAAATATATCCGCATGTTCTCCTTCTTTATCGCAGAAGATGAAAATCCAGATAAGTACCGCGATGAAGTCCTTTCACGCACTCTCGCGATGGTTGAACTCGCGGAAGCTGGCGGCATCACTCTTCTCCATGAAAATGAAAAAGGAATCTACGGTGACTCTCCTCAGCGGGTAAAAGATCTGATCACGAGCATCGACTCCCCGAATTACCGCGCCATCTACGATGCTGCCAATTATGTGCAGACTGGTTTCCAGCCTTTTAATGAGGCTTGGCCAATCGTGAAAGACTATGTGGATTATGTCCATATCAAGGATGCCACCATCCCCGATCAGGAAAATCCTATTGGAATCATCAAGCCGGCAGGCCAAGGTGATGGCCAATACCCCGAACTACTTGCAGCACTCCACGCTGCTGGCTACAACGGGTTTGTTTCCATCGAGCCTCATTTAGGTGATTTTGATGAATTCGGTGGTCTTTGCGGTCCTGAGCTCTGGAGCAGCGCTCATGACGCGCTCACTGATATTTTGAACACCCTCAGTGCAGACTTTAATTAA
- a CDS encoding Gfo/Idh/MocA family protein yields MINAALVGCGDVATVHAEALEALGSDLGITFVAVVDKDIEIAEAFASHTGVKAYGTLTALFAKEKIDVLHVTTPHDQHIDLALEALRHGVHVILEKPLANELHEAQRLIDYLDANPNGPKIAVCYQNRYNVSSQELRRLLDSGDLGAINGTYASVVWTRTPGYYTQKPWRGQQDRSGGGLLMNQAIHTLDLLQWFLGRATEVKGTVSTDKYANVIDVEDTAHAYIGHESGLHTSFYGTLTNSRHRHVEIELDCENALVELRDGLTVNWNDGKVERFEERTQETEGRSYWGVSHELLIRDFYEQLDTPEPFWIGPHEAMAALNIAKSIYSSSQKTSHTNSRNI; encoded by the coding sequence ATGATAAATGCTGCGCTAGTAGGTTGTGGCGATGTCGCAACCGTGCATGCAGAAGCCTTGGAGGCCTTGGGGTCAGATCTGGGAATTACCTTCGTTGCAGTGGTTGATAAAGATATAGAAATCGCTGAAGCATTTGCTTCCCACACGGGGGTCAAGGCTTACGGCACACTAACCGCGCTTTTCGCTAAAGAAAAGATTGATGTTTTACACGTCACTACCCCACATGATCAACACATTGACTTAGCGCTTGAAGCACTTCGCCACGGTGTGCATGTAATCCTGGAAAAGCCTCTGGCCAATGAGCTACACGAAGCACAGCGTCTCATTGATTATTTGGATGCTAATCCCAACGGCCCCAAAATTGCAGTGTGCTACCAGAATCGCTACAACGTCTCTTCCCAAGAGCTACGTCGCCTGTTAGATTCCGGAGACCTTGGTGCCATTAATGGCACATATGCCTCTGTGGTGTGGACTCGCACTCCGGGCTACTACACACAAAAGCCATGGCGCGGCCAACAAGATCGTTCCGGCGGTGGATTACTCATGAACCAGGCGATCCACACTCTTGATCTCTTGCAGTGGTTCTTAGGACGCGCGACCGAGGTCAAGGGCACTGTCTCCACTGATAAATATGCAAATGTCATTGATGTCGAAGACACCGCACATGCATATATCGGCCACGAATCAGGTCTACACACCAGTTTCTACGGAACACTCACTAATTCTCGGCACCGCCACGTTGAAATTGAACTTGATTGTGAAAACGCATTAGTCGAGCTCCGTGATGGCCTCACCGTGAATTGGAATGATGGCAAAGTCGAACGCTTCGAAGAACGCACCCAAGAAACCGAAGGCAGAAGTTACTGGGGAGTAAGCCACGAGCTACTCATCAGGGACTTCTACGAACAGCTGGATACCCCAGAACCATTTTGGATTGGCCCGCATGAAGCAATGGCAGCGCTGAACATCGCTAAATCAATCTATTCCTCATCTCAAAAAACATCTCATACCAATTCTCGAAACATATAA
- a CDS encoding Gfo/Idh/MocA family protein: MSKKIRLGIIGLGAEGGMYANFLSEGRVNNMEIGAICDILPEKKEAAESYGVPFYSDYKDMITSGDVDAVVTTVPHYLHPEMGIFALENNIHALVEKPVGVYTKQANELIQFAKTKPELKFGVFFNQRTNQLYKDLKSIMDSGEMGKLRHTSWIITTWWRPQGYYNQSDWRATWGGEGGGVLVNQAPHQLDLWQWICGTPEKVFARNAYGFRRDIAVEDEVHALVSFADGASGAFITCTHDIIGTDRLEILCDKGKIVVDDSQKVTISRLVENEEVLSKDMDMEDVKKLFTGQLDMTQYVSVETKEYESVWGNQHCEVMRNFAAAVNGEEELLAPGSDGINGVQLANGIHLSSWTGQEVDLVNFDEETYLEELNKRIKGEGKFEERN; the protein is encoded by the coding sequence ATGAGCAAGAAAATTCGTCTAGGAATCATCGGCCTCGGTGCCGAAGGTGGAATGTACGCAAACTTCCTTAGTGAAGGTCGCGTGAACAATATGGAAATCGGCGCAATCTGTGACATCCTTCCAGAGAAGAAGGAAGCAGCCGAGAGCTACGGTGTTCCATTCTATTCCGATTACAAGGACATGATCACTTCTGGTGATGTTGATGCGGTTGTCACCACCGTGCCTCACTACCTACACCCTGAAATGGGCATCTTCGCCCTGGAGAACAACATCCATGCCCTGGTAGAAAAGCCAGTTGGTGTGTACACCAAGCAGGCAAATGAACTCATCCAGTTCGCCAAGACCAAGCCAGAGCTTAAATTTGGTGTTTTCTTCAACCAGCGCACCAACCAGCTCTACAAAGATCTCAAAAGCATCATGGATTCCGGAGAGATGGGTAAACTGCGCCATACTTCCTGGATCATCACAACGTGGTGGCGCCCACAGGGTTACTACAACCAGTCTGATTGGCGTGCAACTTGGGGTGGTGAAGGTGGCGGCGTTCTGGTCAACCAAGCTCCTCACCAGCTTGACCTATGGCAATGGATCTGTGGCACTCCGGAAAAAGTATTCGCACGCAACGCTTATGGTTTCCGCCGCGATATTGCTGTAGAAGATGAAGTCCACGCACTGGTCTCCTTCGCTGATGGCGCATCTGGCGCATTCATCACCTGCACCCACGATATAATCGGCACCGATCGCCTAGAAATCCTCTGCGACAAGGGCAAGATCGTCGTTGATGATTCTCAGAAGGTCACCATCTCCCGCCTTGTGGAAAACGAAGAAGTTCTGTCCAAGGACATGGATATGGAAGATGTAAAGAAGCTGTTCACCGGCCAGCTTGATATGACGCAGTACGTCTCTGTTGAAACCAAGGAATACGAATCTGTATGGGGCAATCAGCACTGTGAAGTTATGCGCAACTTCGCGGCAGCCGTCAATGGTGAAGAAGAGCTTCTTGCACCCGGAAGTGACGGTATCAACGGCGTCCAGCTGGCAAATGGCATCCACCTCTCTTCCTGGACCGGGCAGGAAGTTGATCTGGTCAATTTTGATGAAGAAACTTACCTTGAAGAGCTCAACAAGCGCATCAAGGGTGAAGGAAAGTTTGAGGAGCGTAACTAA
- a CDS encoding sugar phosphate isomerase/epimerase family protein — MANIGVQMMMLKDQVAELGMYPVLEKLKELNIASVEVSQIPMNEENVAALERAISELNIEVGALSVAFGPSAAPGTDNLEDDFDKIVADCKRLDVKYTRIGMMPFQAMTSKEATETWAAQVEPYAARLAAEGITLCYHNHHVDLHKFGNERIFDIVRRVAPSLYFEVDLHWVQRGGMAPLDMLKEYAGVCKLIHVKDFRVTELPAEAMELFTAGDFMKGYEKFVNIVEFAEVGQGNMNWPELLPASEAAGAEFFFIEQDMTYGRDPFDCIKDSREYLTSIGW, encoded by the coding sequence ATGGCTAATATCGGCGTACAAATGATGATGCTTAAAGATCAGGTTGCCGAACTCGGCATGTACCCAGTCTTGGAAAAACTCAAAGAACTCAACATAGCTTCCGTTGAGGTTTCTCAGATTCCTATGAATGAAGAGAACGTGGCTGCTCTTGAGCGTGCTATCTCTGAATTAAACATTGAGGTTGGCGCGCTGTCTGTAGCATTTGGGCCATCTGCAGCACCTGGCACAGATAACTTGGAAGATGATTTCGATAAGATCGTGGCTGATTGTAAGCGTCTGGATGTCAAGTACACGCGCATCGGTATGATGCCTTTCCAAGCTATGACATCCAAGGAAGCCACTGAAACTTGGGCGGCACAGGTTGAACCATACGCGGCACGTTTAGCTGCAGAGGGCATCACTTTGTGCTACCACAACCACCACGTTGACCTGCATAAATTCGGCAATGAGCGCATCTTCGATATCGTCCGACGTGTAGCTCCATCGCTTTACTTTGAAGTAGATCTCCACTGGGTTCAGCGTGGCGGAATGGCACCTCTAGACATGCTTAAAGAATACGCCGGCGTCTGCAAGCTCATCCACGTCAAGGACTTCCGTGTCACTGAGCTCCCTGCGGAAGCAATGGAACTATTCACTGCTGGAGACTTCATGAAGGGCTACGAGAAGTTCGTTAATATCGTAGAATTTGCTGAAGTTGGCCAAGGAAACATGAACTGGCCGGAGCTCCTTCCAGCATCTGAAGCTGCTGGCGCCGAGTTCTTCTTCATCGAACAGGACATGACCTACGGCCGCGATCCTTTCGATTGCATCAAGGATTCCCGTGAATACCTCACCTCAATCGGCTGGTAA
- a CDS encoding MFS transporter, giving the protein MTNTIGASAAKTIERDVRPFGFRDKLGYMFGDFGNDFTFILQSTFFMLFYTNVVGIHPGHVGTLLLVARIFDAFTDVIMGIIVDRFPNAKAGFKFKRWVKWIAIPVAIASALMYMSFVADFESYTAKVVWMTATYFLWGSFCYSAINIPYGSMASVISTNPDDRSHLSAWRSTGANLANIVISTALPLIVYVTNEAGVSIISGDRMMWSAVVCSILAVFCYAGLYLLVEERVVENADAPKERVGLGKMLGTVLSNRALLALIVAALILLLAFMYVGGMLGYLFLEYFRDGRLQSPASFLALVPSLVLIVLSPWLAKKFGKAEVGITVTFLGGLIFLAAYFLKIESAAVWIGFYAVAMFCVNVFNFLVWAFITDVIDYQEVRTGHRDDGTVYAVYSWARKLGQAIAGFLIGASLAWVGFDSAIASQGLPQSESAVNGVYFLANVIPGVGLILVSLSLFFLYPLKKKMVEENVAILASRREAVEL; this is encoded by the coding sequence ATGACCAACACAATTGGTGCTTCGGCGGCTAAGACCATCGAACGTGATGTTCGTCCATTCGGCTTTCGTGACAAGCTTGGATATATGTTTGGTGATTTCGGAAACGACTTCACCTTTATTCTTCAGTCCACTTTCTTCATGTTGTTCTATACCAATGTTGTCGGCATTCACCCTGGCCACGTAGGTACGCTTTTGCTTGTTGCGCGAATTTTCGATGCCTTCACTGATGTGATCATGGGTATTATCGTGGACCGTTTCCCTAACGCTAAGGCTGGTTTTAAATTCAAGCGTTGGGTTAAGTGGATCGCGATTCCTGTAGCGATTGCATCTGCGCTGATGTACATGTCATTTGTTGCTGACTTTGAGTCTTACACAGCCAAGGTCGTCTGGATGACTGCTACATATTTCCTCTGGGGTTCATTTTGCTACAGCGCCATTAATATTCCTTACGGCTCAATGGCTTCAGTTATCTCCACCAATCCTGATGACCGTTCGCATCTCTCTGCATGGCGTTCCACTGGAGCTAACCTGGCGAACATCGTTATCTCCACTGCTTTGCCGCTTATTGTTTATGTCACCAACGAAGCTGGAGTCTCTATCATTTCCGGCGATCGTATGATGTGGTCTGCAGTAGTGTGCTCTATCTTGGCAGTCTTTTGCTATGCAGGTCTGTACCTTCTTGTGGAAGAGCGCGTTGTTGAGAATGCAGATGCGCCAAAGGAGAGGGTTGGACTTGGCAAGATGCTTGGTACTGTGTTGAGTAACCGTGCACTGTTGGCTTTGATTGTTGCCGCTCTGATTTTGCTGCTTGCTTTCATGTATGTCGGTGGCATGCTTGGTTATCTCTTCTTGGAGTACTTCCGGGATGGTCGCCTCCAATCTCCAGCTTCATTCCTTGCTTTGGTGCCATCGCTGGTCTTGATTGTTTTGTCCCCATGGTTGGCGAAGAAGTTCGGTAAAGCTGAAGTTGGTATTACTGTTACTTTCCTTGGTGGCCTTATCTTCTTGGCGGCATATTTCTTGAAGATTGAAAGCGCAGCGGTGTGGATTGGTTTCTACGCTGTCGCAATGTTCTGTGTCAACGTGTTCAACTTCCTTGTCTGGGCTTTTATTACTGATGTCATTGACTATCAGGAAGTTCGTACCGGACACCGTGATGATGGAACTGTTTATGCGGTCTACTCATGGGCTCGTAAGCTCGGCCAGGCGATTGCTGGTTTCTTGATCGGTGCGTCTCTCGCCTGGGTTGGATTTGATTCTGCTATTGCATCGCAGGGGCTCCCGCAGTCTGAAAGTGCCGTCAATGGCGTGTACTTCCTGGCGAATGTCATTCCAGGTGTTGGTCTGATCCTCGTGTCCTTGTCACTGTTTTTCCTTTATCCACTAAAGAAGAAGATGGTTGAGGAAAATGTGGCAATTCTTGCTTCTCGACGCGAAGCTGTAGAGCTCTAA
- the murA gene encoding UDP-N-acetylglucosamine 1-carboxyvinyltransferase → MKDKFLVTGGARLQGAVKVDGAKNSVLKLMAAALLVEGTTTLTNCPEILDVPLMRDVLVGLGCEVTIDGPTVIINTPAELSSNADFPAVTQFRASVCVLGPLTARCGRAVVSLPGGDAIGSRPLDMHQSGLEKLGATTRISHGAVVAEADHLIGANITLDFPSVGATENILTASVMAEGRTVLDNAAREPEIVDLCRMLRSMGAKIEGEGSPTITIDGVEKLTPTSHEVIGDRIVAGTWAYAAAMTGGDITVGGIAPKYLHLPLEKLKIAGAKVESYENGFRVQMDKQPEATDYQTLPFPGFPTDLQPMAIGINAVANGTSVITENVFESRFRFVDEMLRLGADANVDGHHVVIRGIEQLSSTSVWSSDIRAGAGLVLAALCADGVTEVHDVFHIDRGYPNFVENLQKLGATIERVSS, encoded by the coding sequence GTGAAAGACAAGTTTTTAGTCACTGGTGGAGCTCGACTACAGGGCGCTGTAAAAGTCGATGGAGCAAAAAATAGCGTATTGAAGCTGATGGCAGCAGCACTTCTCGTTGAGGGCACAACAACGCTGACCAACTGCCCCGAAATTCTCGATGTCCCGCTTATGCGTGATGTTCTGGTGGGTCTTGGCTGCGAAGTAACGATTGACGGTCCAACTGTCATCATTAACACCCCAGCAGAACTCAGTTCTAATGCGGACTTCCCAGCTGTCACCCAATTCCGTGCATCTGTGTGTGTTTTGGGTCCTCTGACTGCACGTTGTGGCAGAGCAGTGGTTTCTTTGCCTGGTGGAGATGCCATTGGTTCCCGTCCATTGGATATGCATCAAAGTGGTCTGGAGAAGCTCGGCGCTACCACTCGAATTTCCCACGGAGCCGTTGTTGCTGAAGCTGACCATCTCATCGGCGCGAATATCACCCTAGACTTCCCATCTGTTGGTGCAACCGAAAATATCCTTACTGCTTCAGTAATGGCAGAGGGGCGCACTGTCTTAGATAATGCTGCTCGCGAACCTGAAATTGTGGATCTTTGCCGCATGCTGCGTTCCATGGGTGCGAAAATCGAAGGCGAAGGTAGCCCAACGATCACCATCGATGGAGTGGAAAAGCTCACTCCGACTTCCCATGAAGTAATTGGTGACCGCATTGTTGCAGGAACCTGGGCCTACGCAGCAGCCATGACTGGCGGAGATATTACTGTCGGCGGAATTGCGCCAAAGTACCTGCACCTTCCACTTGAAAAGCTCAAGATTGCTGGAGCGAAAGTGGAGTCCTATGAAAACGGCTTCCGCGTACAGATGGATAAGCAACCTGAGGCAACGGATTACCAAACTCTGCCTTTCCCAGGCTTTCCTACTGACTTGCAGCCAATGGCTATTGGGATCAACGCAGTAGCAAACGGCACCTCTGTTATTACAGAGAATGTTTTTGAATCCCGATTCCGCTTTGTTGATGAAATGCTTCGTCTTGGGGCGGATGCCAATGTAGATGGACACCATGTTGTGATTCGAGGAATTGAACAACTCTCTTCTACATCGGTGTGGTCTTCAGATATTCGTGCAGGAGCTGGGCTGGTGCTTGCTGCACTGTGTGCTGATGGAGTTACTGAAGTGCATGACGTCTTCCATATTGATCGCGGATACCCCAATTTCGTGGAAAACCTACAGAAGCTTGGTGCCACCATTGAAAGAGTTTCTTCTTAA
- a CDS encoding cob(I)yrinic acid a,c-diamide adenosyltransferase translates to MAVHLTKIYTRTGDDGTTGLSNFERVSKDDPRLIAYADSDEANCALGQVLALGNPSEDMATVLRSIQNDLFDVGADLATPIEENPKYPPLRVLPEYIERLEKECDRWNEDVPALDSFILPGGAPAAALLHTARVVTRRAERAAWVAVREFPNTTSTLPAQYLNRLSDLLFILSRVANNGDDVKWVPGGQR, encoded by the coding sequence ATGGCCGTTCATTTAACAAAGATCTACACGCGAACCGGGGACGATGGGACCACCGGACTCTCTAATTTTGAGCGCGTTTCAAAAGATGATCCCCGATTGATTGCTTATGCAGATTCAGATGAAGCGAATTGCGCTCTGGGTCAGGTGCTAGCCTTGGGCAATCCAAGTGAAGATATGGCAACAGTGTTGCGCTCAATTCAAAATGATCTTTTTGATGTCGGTGCTGATCTAGCCACACCGATCGAAGAAAACCCAAAATATCCCCCACTTCGCGTTTTGCCGGAGTACATCGAACGACTGGAAAAGGAATGCGATAGATGGAACGAGGATGTACCAGCACTGGACTCCTTCATCCTGCCGGGCGGAGCTCCCGCAGCAGCACTGTTACATACCGCGAGAGTGGTCACCAGGCGCGCGGAGCGCGCAGCGTGGGTGGCGGTCCGAGAATTTCCGAACACCACCTCTACGTTGCCGGCTCAGTACTTAAATCGACTTAGTGATCTGCTCTTTATCCTTTCACGCGTCGCCAATAATGGCGATGATGTGAAATGGGTTCCTGGCGGTCAGCGATAA
- the ramA gene encoding acetate metabolism transcriptional regulator RamA: MDTQRIKDDEDAIRSALTSLKTATGIPVTMFATVLQDNRLQITQWVGLRTPALQNLIIEPGVGVGGRVVATRRPVGVSDYTRANVISHEKDTAIQDEGLHSIVAVPVIVHREIRGVLYVGVHSAVRLGDTVIEEVTMTARTLEQNLAINSALRRNGVPDGRGSLKANRVMNGAEWEQVRSTHSKLRMLANRVTDEELRRDLEELCDQMVTPVRIKQTTKLSARELDVLACVALGHTNVEAAEEMGIGAETVKSYLRSVMRKLGAHTRYEAVNAARRIGALP; this comes from the coding sequence GTGGATACTCAGCGGATTAAAGATGACGAAGATGCTATTCGTTCGGCGCTGACATCGCTGAAAACCGCAACAGGCATCCCAGTCACCATGTTCGCCACTGTCTTGCAGGACAATCGTCTGCAAATAACTCAGTGGGTTGGTTTGCGTACCCCGGCTCTTCAAAATCTGATTATTGAGCCTGGCGTCGGCGTAGGTGGACGTGTTGTGGCAACGCGCCGCCCGGTTGGTGTTAGTGATTACACCAGGGCAAATGTTATTTCGCATGAAAAGGATACTGCGATCCAGGATGAGGGGCTGCATTCTATTGTGGCCGTTCCGGTTATCGTGCATCGCGAAATTCGTGGCGTTTTATATGTTGGCGTGCACTCTGCAGTACGCCTTGGTGACACCGTGATTGAAGAAGTCACCATGACCGCTCGCACGTTGGAGCAAAACCTTGCGATCAACTCTGCGCTTCGTCGTAATGGCGTTCCAGATGGACGCGGTTCCTTGAAAGCAAACCGCGTGATGAATGGCGCGGAGTGGGAGCAGGTTCGCTCAACTCACTCTAAGCTTCGGATGCTGGCCAACCGCGTCACTGATGAAGAGCTTCGTCGCGATTTGGAAGAACTGTGCGATCAGATGGTCACTCCAGTCCGCATCAAGCAGACGACGAAGCTGTCCGCACGCGAGCTTGATGTTTTGGCTTGTGTTGCACTCGGACATACCAATGTCGAAGCTGCTGAAGAAATGGGCATCGGAGCAGAAACCGTGAAGAGTTACCTGCGCTCAGTCATGCGTAAGCTCGGCGCCCACACGCGCTACGAGGCAGTCAATGCCGCACGCCGCATCGGCGCTTTGCCTTAA
- the cysK gene encoding cysteine synthase A gives MGNVYKNITETIGRTPLVKLNKLTEGLDATILVKLESFNPANSVKDRIGLAIIEAAEQSGELKPGGTIVEATSGNTGIALAMVGAARGYNVVLTMPETMSNERRVLLRAYGAEIVLTPGAAGMQGAKDKADEIVAERGNAILARQFENEANPKIHRETTAKEILEDTDGNVDIFVAGFGTGGTVTGVGQVLKENNADVQIYTVEPEASPLLTAGKAGPHKIQGIGANFIPEVLDRKVLDDVLTISNEDAIAYSRKLATDEGILGGISTGANIKAALDLAAKPENAGKTIVTVVTDFGERYVSTVLYEDIRD, from the coding sequence ATGGGCAACGTGTACAAGAACATCACCGAAACAATCGGCCGCACCCCACTGGTAAAGCTGAACAAGCTCACCGAAGGCCTTGACGCAACCATCTTGGTTAAACTTGAGTCCTTCAACCCAGCAAACTCCGTCAAGGACCGCATCGGCCTTGCCATCATTGAAGCTGCAGAGCAGTCCGGTGAACTAAAGCCAGGCGGCACCATCGTTGAGGCAACTTCCGGCAACACCGGTATTGCATTGGCAATGGTTGGCGCTGCCCGCGGCTATAACGTTGTTCTCACCATGCCTGAGACCATGTCAAACGAGCGTCGCGTTCTCCTCCGTGCCTACGGTGCAGAAATCGTCCTCACCCCAGGCGCTGCAGGAATGCAGGGAGCTAAGGATAAGGCTGACGAAATCGTCGCAGAGCGCGGAAACGCTATCCTGGCTCGTCAGTTTGAAAACGAAGCAAACCCAAAGATCCACCGTGAAACCACCGCGAAGGAAATCCTCGAAGACACCGACGGCAACGTTGACATTTTCGTTGCTGGCTTCGGCACCGGCGGCACCGTCACCGGCGTTGGCCAGGTCCTCAAGGAGAACAACGCAGACGTTCAGATTTACACCGTCGAGCCAGAGGCTTCCCCACTGCTTACCGCAGGCAAGGCTGGCCCACACAAGATTCAGGGCATCGGCGCTAACTTCATCCCTGAGGTTCTAGACCGCAAGGTTCTCGATGACGTGCTGACCATCTCCAACGAAGATGCAATCGCATACTCCCGCAAGCTCGCTACTGACGAAGGCATCCTGGGCGGCATCTCCACCGGTGCAAACATCAAGGCTGCCCTTGATCTTGCTGCAAAGCCAGAGAACGCTGGCAAGACCATCGTTACTGTTGTCACCGACTTCGGCGAGCGCTACGTCTCCACCGTTCTTTACGAAGATATCCGCGACTAA
- the epsC gene encoding serine O-acetyltransferase EpsC: protein MLSTLKMIREDLANAREHDPAARGDLENAVVYSGLHAIWAHRVAHSWWKSGFRGPARVLAQFTRFLTGIEIHPGATIGRRFFIDHGMGIVIGETAEIGEGVMLYHGVTLGGQVLTQTKRHPTLCDNVTVGAGAKILGPITIGEGSAIGANAVVTKDVPSEHIAVGIPAVARPRGKSEKIKLVDPDYYI, encoded by the coding sequence ATGCTCTCGACTCTGAAAATGATCCGCGAAGATCTCGCAAACGCCCGTGAACACGATCCAGCGGCCCGAGGCGATTTAGAAAACGCCGTAGTTTATTCCGGCCTCCACGCCATTTGGGCGCACCGAGTCGCACACAGCTGGTGGAAATCAGGATTCCGCGGCCCTGCTCGTGTTTTAGCCCAATTCACTCGCTTTCTTACTGGCATTGAAATCCACCCTGGAGCAACCATCGGCAGACGTTTTTTCATTGATCACGGCATGGGCATCGTTATTGGCGAAACCGCAGAAATCGGCGAAGGAGTCATGCTCTACCACGGTGTTACTCTCGGTGGTCAGGTTCTGACCCAAACAAAGCGTCACCCAACGCTGTGCGACAACGTTACTGTCGGCGCCGGCGCAAAAATTTTAGGACCTATCACCATCGGAGAAGGCTCCGCCATTGGCGCCAATGCAGTTGTTACCAAAGATGTTCCATCTGAACACATTGCTGTCGGTATTCCTGCTGTAGCAAGGCCTCGCGGCAAATCTGAAAAGATTAAGCTCGTTGATCCCGATTACTACATCTAG
- a CDS encoding GNAT family N-acetyltransferase: MSENTNIEVTHNAGQKRFVISVDGTPAGFASYLDGSDIRNFNHTVIKPEFRGQGLSAPLIKFALDDARESGIRIHDACSAVAGFIQKNPEYKDLKN; the protein is encoded by the coding sequence ATGAGTGAGAACACGAACATCGAGGTCACCCACAATGCGGGGCAGAAGCGTTTTGTTATTAGTGTTGATGGCACCCCGGCGGGTTTCGCCAGTTATTTAGACGGATCGGATATCCGCAATTTTAACCACACTGTCATTAAGCCTGAATTTCGCGGACAGGGTTTGTCGGCTCCACTGATTAAGTTTGCCTTGGATGACGCCAGGGAGTCCGGCATTCGCATCCATGATGCGTGTTCTGCGGTTGCTGGTTTTATCCAGAAAAACCCTGAGTACAAAGATCTAAAAAATTAG